Within the Glycine max cultivar Williams 82 chromosome 12, Glycine_max_v4.0, whole genome shotgun sequence genome, the region GAATTTCTTGCaagattgaaggaaaagaaaacttaaCCCTAAACCTAAACTAACTTCGAGAGAGTCGTGAATATTTTGAGTTGGTGCGGCTAAACCCTATTCGCTGCGAGGTTTATATAGGCACACCAAAACCCTAAAATTTCTGTCTTTCCAACGGTAGAGTGTGTTGCCGTCAATGAGTAAGGCTTACCCGACCCAATTAAAAATATCTGGGTTAGGTTTCCAAAATGTATGGGTTCAGTCCAAACTTTAATACAGGTATGTATGTtggctttattattattattattattattattattattttaatgaatcCGATACCTGAATAACTCATACATATTTCTTATTCAAGTGAATGTTTGGACCATTGGGGCCGGTCTAATGGTGAGGAATTTGGAATAATATGCATGAAGTGTTTAAACCTCAATGCtagtttaacaaaaaaaaactgaatatttactttaagagaaattgtatttatataaataaaaaaatgtagctTTTTGTTTAATAACAAGAGAGataaggaaaagagaaaagaaaaggttaGATGAGACGGTTGATGTGATCAAGAGAAATAGAAAACATAATGATATTACaaaaaatgtatgaatgttatAATTCTGATTTTAAAGTGTGTGTGAAAATATTTGtaacaaaaatgtattttatagtcgattgaaaattaaacaaacttacATGTGTCTTTATAATGTTAACGACATTTTGCTATATCTTATTGAATTATCTCAATTTGACTCTATGtcttacattaaaaaaacatttttactaATTTGTGTATTATTGaaactttttaatttcataaataatattattttaaatattaatattatttatttcaatttcaagttaaaattttagtgaaataacttgaaattaaaataatattaatatgcaaaataatattatttattaaattaaaaagaaagagtAGTAAATTTAAGCATAActccttttttatttgattttttacctGTATCTTCCTTCAAAGAGAATTATATCCAAGATATATTCAAACACAAAACATAAACActctaataaaaaatcaaattttgattcacTGCATTGATAGATTAACCCTTTCCAGTATACCTAATCCTTGTTGTTGAGTTGTAAATTTAGGAATAACTTATTAACCTAATAATTACTTGTATTATATGCACAAGTAGTATTTTCTATCTATCTATAACGGTAATGCGATACACTTGTGCATTTGACTCAGATATGGCAAAGATGTTGCACACTAATCTAATAAATTGTTTCTTTTACAATTGGACTCTTGGAAAGTATGGCTGGCGGATACTCAAACACGCCCTAGcatatgaatttcttaaatcacTCAGATTCAATAATAGAATAGATCtttgaaaaaaagaattatataataagaattatttgCACTTGAGATATAATTTATTTGCCTTGTTGGTAATCCAAATTGCTTTTCTATTCCATCCCTTTCTCTTGCATTTCATTCCAATAATTCTctacaaaatttcaataataaaactCAATGTTTGTCTAACAAATAAGATCTAGGCTACACTGGCCACAAATCAAAATTGTAAAATGCATTTACCGAAGTTTGACAAGAAACTTATATTTGCACAGCCTTGTGATTCACTGCTCATTTAAAAGCATGCAAGAAACACTACAATAATTGCATCAAGGAGAACAAAATAAACCCCTGTCCATCTATATCATATCCTACCTCAACTATCTAGAACACCAAACTTCATTCTTCCCTAGACTCAGATACATCAATTCTCAGCAGTCATCTAGTCATCCATGTCAAGTGTCGATACCCAACCCACTTAGCAGCAACTCGCAAACCAATAGCAAAAGCTGCAAGGAGAAGTGGAATTGGAAGCCTCATCTGTCTTGTTTCAACTTCTCCAACTTTTTTCCCTTCTGGGGGCGTCTTGGAATACTGATATATGGCCAAGGCAGTGTATGAAATAATCACCAAAGCTCTAACCCAAGGCTCCCCAACACCAGCAAGCACAGCTGCAACAGGCATTGCAGCTGCAACATCATCTCTCTTCTTGacaaattttgaaaaggcaTACACCCCAACCAGAAGGGTCCAGAAAAAAAGTTCAGAAATATATCCTCTAACAGCAGCATAACCAATAAGACCAGATACAGTCAAAACATTATGTTGGTCGTTGATGGAGTTTGGTACAGTGGCTTCAGCAATAGCTAAAACAATTGATGCCAGCACAATGATGGTGGTCAGGTCGGTTACAGGAGCATTGTGAATTATCCAAGAGTAACAAGCCCGAACTATGTAAAATAAATCCTCCATGCATCTAATTGAAAATGTGATTGGACTTCCTATGAATTGGTAGACTACTGCAAAAGCGTATTTTAAGACGTATCCTACAAAACGAATAATTGCAAATGCACCATTCTTCCAGTTTGACAGTTCAAATAGAACAGCTCTCCAAGCATAGACGAGAAAAGCCAGTACTGTACATTGACATGAAATCAAATTATTACATGATCgcataaaagagaaaacaaaccattaaggaaacaaaacaacaaaagtgtTTTAAATGATAACCAAGACCATACAACTTTTGACTTCCACATCTAAGGTTAGTTTCATATTTGTAACCACCATTAATAATGCAGTGTGTATGGGTGTTTGCAATTTTGTTTGGTTCAGCTTTTAGACAAAAAGCCATCCAAAGCAAAtaccaaaaaatattatgtgGTTTGGTTTGAATACTATATCAAATATGAACCAAGGTAAACTGATCTTATGGGGTTCAGTTaacagtttttttatattttttatgactttcaaaattgtttttaatttgacaACTAAATAAAGTGAAATTTAATAACCTTAACCCTTAAAAACGATATTTACATAACAACGAGCAATAGAGCAATAAAAGTTATTATATAGATCATTCATAGTAAATTAGTCATATACTGTTAATTGGTTATATATTGTTAATGTCATTAAACTCATAGTTTAACATAACCAAAATGCCCAACACCCATGGATCAACATACTACcataaacaaaagtttgaaaCACTATTATGTAATGGTTCAAATTGATATAAGTATATTAAAGGTTGTGTAGTTCAGCTTTATTCAACTCAGTTTTAACAATAGATACTGAAAAACAAACCAAACTAAAACGGggaaaaaatgttttctggtttcatcagttttagttttaattgtaaaacaattttatacgATTTAGAAAAACCCTTGTGGAGGAAAAACCTAAATACACACCCATCACCCACAGGATGCATGACAACCTCTTCAATTCgactttatagtttatataatCACCACTCCAACAAAACGTATAGAGTTACAGCACCCCTAAAATTATCAAGATTTGGAACTAACTGAATTTCAACAGAAATGAACAATACCATCCACCAAAATCGTATCATTTTGTATGTCAAAGTCCCAGTTCGTGAATGACTGTGTATTGCCAAATGTTTAACCAAGACACAAAACGCAAAAAACagtatttaaaattcataagaACATTGTGTTTTACCATCTCCTATAGTCCTATTTGCCCCCCATCTACCCTTCAATCAAAGATAACCTTCACAAAATAACTAGCACCAttcttcataattatttttaaaattaaatcccaATAACTCAATTATTCGGCtgctgaaaattaaaaaaagaaaaaaaaaatcatttattttttctcttcctgtATTTCCCTTAATAAGCAAAtgcagaaagagagagagagagaaatgggaCTGACCAACAAGCCATGGCCACCTAACAGGAGGACTTGGAACTTCTTTGGCGAGGTACCTAAAGCGTTCGGGCATGGTGCTATTTCCTCGCGCCTCTTTCTCGGCTTCATCCAACCCGGTCAAAACGTCGCCGTTGTTACTCTCCTTGTTGTCGTTTACAGCAAAACGCTTCCAAGGAGAGAAGGTGGGGGTTTTGGGGGAAAAGGAAAAGCCGATGAGGTTGCGTCGGAATTGGGGCCTCAAGGGTTGGAGTTTGGTGGGTGGAAACGAGGGTTTGAAGGAGAGGGACGATGGGATTGTGGTGGTGGACATGGCTATTGAGTTCGTCTTCGGTTACAGTGAAAGAGTCACTCACCTGCTGGCTGCTGCTGCTACGGTGCTACTACTGCCCTATTACCCTTTTCTTTGGGcactagagaaaaaaaaattgtgaaatttatattattttttaaaaatctatttttaaataataatttcttctcTTCAACTAAAGCATTCCTAACTTATCACTCAAAAAGGAATTATTTTTAACTCAAcataatttttactaaatatctttttttatttattttcatcttttatcttttaaaaaaattattttaattatttgtttttatcattGTATTAGCaaattcttttctcttttttctttctttttcttttcttctccatCTCTGGCAATGTCGACAATCTCCTTTTTCCTTTTAGGCAAAATCTGGTGAGTACAATAACACTGAAGAACCAATTTGGAATGATTGTTTGACCAACACCTTATTATCACTTctcatgtgattttttttcctaagtGTACACAGGGTGGAAAGAACAACCTAGCTTCGAGGATTAGGAACCTCCATAAGAGAGAAAGATAAGGAAGAAaacttgtattatttttctGGTATTTCAAATACCGGCCAGACACTTATTTATAGCTAGTTCAGGGATGAATACAATGAGGGTGCATGGGGAGTAACAAACAATAATGGAATATCATAACAGAAATGGTGCACAAATGAGGTAAGGAGCAAACAACACGATCTCTATCTTCCAATGAGGGCTTGCCAGCTCATGATTTTGTTAGATGTAATCCACCAAATGTCAGGGTGGGTGGCTCTTGCATTTGGGACGTTGGTGACCACCTTCCATGGTGCGTTGCAGGATAAGGACTTGTTTCCTAACACTAAGCGTGAAGTTTCTATCTTGAAGTAAGTGGTGTACAACATAACCTCTATCTAGTAATTAAGTAATCATAACTTGGTTCCTTAAAACATATTGTGCAGACCACCCCTTCCTAGGTGGGTTAAGTTGAATTGTGATGGAactctaataaattatttttggaaaGTTGGCCACAAAGGCTTAGTTAGAGGTGATTCAGGAAGATTTATCTTAGGTTTCTCTATTAAACTAGGTGTTTCTTCCATTCCCTGTCTGGAGTTATACGGAATTTTTCATGGTATCAAACTTGCTCGGAGTGTGGGGTTCGATCAGGTTGTTATTGAATCTGATTCTAGCATGACCATTCAATTCACTGTAAATACTTTTGGTTGATAAATCACCCATGGTCCTCCCCTGTGATACATATTAAGAGGCTTTTCCCTTCAATTGgggattttattttgaatcacACCTTAAGGGAAGGCCCATTTGGGGTGACTTcttgttttagttttaaaatttttaaaaaccaaaagcaATTTGTGTCAAGTTATTGTAGTCTAATACTACCATGTTAGTATGATTAGTTTACTcaagtttaaatataaaaaatttatgttcaATTTTCTTGTGGCATTAATATGCTTGTGGTGCTACAATAGTGACACATGCAAATTTTGTTTACtctagtaaaaaaaacataattgggTGCTCACAAACATGATGGTATATGTTTTAAGAGCTTTTTGTGTATAGAAGTATGCAGTGTTGAATAAAAGGTTTATTACCTATTGGGTCGATGTTTAAAagctttcttttcttaaaagtgTTTTCTTTGTCATTTAATTTCTGCAACCATGTTACCTTGTCATTATTTcttattccttttgaattgtCTTGGTTATATATGATTGCAATGCACTCCTAGGCAGTGATTCTatcttttgttgaaaaatgacaGAACTATGGCTTATCAAGGTTTTTTGGGTTTTGTCTATAGTGTCTGTGTGCATCTTGAgtgtgttattatttttaaaagtatgaAAATTGCAtgaatatacaattttttagttgaaaaaaaaatcaggattGACATGCATCCAAATACATCTTGAGACATTAGTAATGATTATGTATTGTAATACAATGTCTCGTGTCAATATAAACttggtttgaaatttgatttatcTATTTTGGCCTTTATCTTCTGTTACATGCATAGTTTGATTTATCCATTTTGGTCTTTATCTTCTTAGatcaaatattattaagtaCAAACACTAATAATTGATTtagtcaaatttatttataaccaTTTGTGACTCAAAGTTAACCATTTTTACATATGTACTTAACTACACATGATGCTTAGTAAGATTGTTAACCACTAATCAACAAAgttaacaataatttataattgacaTAACCACCTTATCCGTGGCATTAATACAATTTTTCATCAAATAGTTTgcctaaatttaaaacaaaagtaaGAGTTATTATGTGTATTATACACTTATCAAATCATTTAggatcattttttttgtaatttttagtgAAAGATTAATGTAAAATGAAATCCAATCAAATCTAACAATTTAAGTTACTAAAATAACCTTAACTTTGAGTGTAACTAACTTGTAATTGTAGTTTACGTGATTCCCTTGGTACCCGTAGAATTATGACATGACACAAGTTTTGCTCATACTAGTTCAATCTTTTAGGCatgcaataaaagaaaattaattttacatgtgaattttgaataataatattataaggaTTAGAATTAACCACAAATGATAAAATGCTAATCATTATTTATGATAGATTTAACTACATTATTTATagcatgaaaataaattttcatcatATGATGCAtctaagtttaaaataatagtaaGAGTTACATGTgaataatacattttttgaaTCATTTacgatcataattttttatagtttctaATCAAAGTTTGGATGTAAAATGACATCCAATCAAATGTAATCACCTAAGTTATTAAAGTAACCTTAACTTTGCACATAACTAACCAATAAATATAACTTGTGTGATTCTCATACAATAAAGGTTGAATTATTCTCAGATAACATGACACATGCTTTCCTCATTCAAGTTCAGTCCTTGATGCATAAGATAAACAAATTTTTGTTCATATGTGACTTgagtaataatattataagGGTTAGACTTAGCcactaatgaaaaaaataatctttatttCTTATGGACttaaccaccttattcataACATGAATACAAATTTTCATCATATGGTGTGCCTAAATTTGAAACAATAGTAAAAGTTAACATGTGCATTATATACTTAcgaaatcaataaaattatttataataaaattttggacttaaaatgaaatccaattAATGTAACTACTTAAGTTATCAATGTAACCTTAACTTTACACATAACTAACcaacaaatataatttctttgatTCTCTTGGTACAAGTAGAATTATTCTGTTAATTGACATGCCACAAGCCTTGTTCATACAAGTTCAATCTTTTAGGTATGAGCCAATAAAAATCTCATTCAGGTGTGACTTTTgagtaataatattattaaaatttataaacaacaagttgatctttaaaattattatttaattaacaaagCCATGAGCAAAATTAAAACCCACGATAAACAACAAAACATATTCGAGTATCGAAATTAATAAAGTCATGCCAGAAACAGTCATTTTTGCAAAATAAATCAATGTAAAGtgtcaaatatataaaacatcTAAAGAGTTTTAGGCCAAACTCATTTTGAgtcaaaactataaaaaaaaattcaaaatcaattataggaaaccTCAATTCGCCCCCAAAGACAATAGAACTAAGAAGAATAACAATAATACGGTTGGTTTTGATATTATTATGTTGAAAAAATGAAGGACTTACGAGGAAGGTTAGAGTGAACGGGAGCAGGAATAGGAGGTGGAGGAGGCTCAGAAGAAGACGAAGCCATGGGTagcagaagaagaaggagaatgagGAGTTTCTCGACAAAATAGGGTTTCTTTTCAAACAAATTCCTTGAGGGGGTTTGTTTTTTAAAGGGTTCCGCGGTTTAGAAATTTTTGTCCTCAGACGATCTCTTTGTAAACTTACTCTGGAAGGGTTCTTGTACTGGCGGAACGAAAAAACGGTTACCAATCAAAAGATTTCGCTGCTGGCGGGATACACATGCCCTAGTTGCACTGATTCTGCCAGTGGGCCTGACGTTTTTGCTCTGGCGTGTTCCAGAGGAGAGGGCAGAGGGAGCATGGATTTAGCGCAGTGTAGCAGGGGTTCATACATATTTGTTTAATCTTTTTGACCAATAACGGAGGAAAGAAAATACAATCATGCACTTGTTGTGTCTTGTGGCTGGATCAGTGGCACATGCTTTGCCAAGCTTGTAATGCCATTCCGGCCACTGACTCGGTACCTGTGAAATATGTTGCTTGTAGTACGCGTTTGAGTCAgcatatatatcttttaaaatttatgcgCGTTTGAGTCAGCATATATTCCGGCCACTGccattcaaattaataaaaaccaataaaaatcTCTTGAGTAATAACAATGTTCTctggatttttaaaatttattacaatCAAGTTGATCACAACTGAAGTGGCAAGAATGTTATCAGAGAAGACACAAAAATGGTAAAGATCATTGTCCTTGAGTTTCATCTCCACTTGCCTTTGATCCTTCAAACTTTTTTGCAAGCTCGGGTTGTTGAACCATTTAGATGTCAACTTGATACTAAGGAAATATAGGCTTTTTGAGACTTCTTCAACAGCTATTTGTCCAtattagaagaagaaggagaatgagGAGTTTCTCGGCAAAATAGGGTTTCTTTTCAAACAAATTCCCCGAGGGGGTCTGTTTTTTAAAGGGTTCCGCGGTTTAGAAATTTTTGTCCTCAGACGATCTCTTTGTAAACTTACTCTGGAGGGGTTCTTGTACTGGCGGAACAGAAAAGAGGTTACCAACCAAAAGATTTCGCTGCAGGAGGGATACACATGCCCTGGTTGCACTGATTCTGCCAGTGGGCCTGGCATTTTTGCTCTGGCGTGTTCCGGAGGAGAGGGTGTAGGAttaagtggcctcaaaataattaagaaaggggggttgaattaattattcctaaacatttactaattaaaaatttactcttaggcttttactatattattaagaaaataaagagtaaAGAAGAagcttaaccaaaagtaaaagcggtaattaaaatgcacaacggaaattaaaagagtagggaagaaggagacaaacacacaagagttcttatactagttcggccacaacccatgCTTAGGTCCAGTCCCCAACCAACCaccagttcttgagatttccaataaccttgtaaaatcctttacaagcaaagatccacaagggatgtaccctcccttgttctctttgaacaacctagtggatgtaccctccactagaactgattcACAAGAGatataccctctcttgttctcagtcaataACCCAaatagatgtaccctctacttgtaccacaaaggatgtaccctccaatgtgttaagacaaagttctcaggcggttagtccattgaaatcttttgtatatgggaaagggaagaatcaaaagaattctcagactgtgtcttattgaattctttgacaagggagaagggagacacaaaataatttaggcggttagtcctttgttcttttggaaaagggagaagagagacacaaaaagaattcaggcggttagtccttggtgaattctttttggcaaagggagaagacaatgaaaaagatgaataacacaattttcaaggtttagaaaaaccaaaaaactttggaaagtttttggtaaggaagaagaagaagaagttcaaagagattcagaaatcaattggcaaaagtttgttgtcAAAAGAATTGTTAAATATCATTTTAGAATGCAaatcaaagtcttgcttttatatactcttcatgtctggtcaagagaaccattagaagagttataacctttagaaaaactttaaaaaccattggaaaagttataacttttagaaaaacttgaaaactattggaagagatacatcttttgattttattcagaaactatcacgggtaatcgattaccaaatcagtgtaatcgattacacaaagcttttttgtgaaaggatgtgactcttcacaattaaatttgaatttcaacgttcaaacacactggtaatcgattaccaaatacttgtaatcgattacaacattttgaaattaattgaaacgttgtaaattcagtttgaaagctttttgaaaaccattttgctactggtaatcgattacctattgtaatcgattactagagagtaaaaactctttggtaaaaggttttgagaaaaattcatgtgctactcaattttttgaaaaaactttttaatacttatcttgattgagtcttctcttgattcgtGAATCTTGAtctgattcttgaaacttgattcttgaattcaactttcccttgattcttgaagtgttcttgactcaatcttgaactcattcttgaatgtttatcatctttgttatcatgacgTGATCTTGACTTttaagctttttgtcatcatctttgttatcatcaaaactccttgaatcgatcttgattcatcatgaagcttgcttctacaaaggGCAGAGGGAGCATGGATTCAACGCAGTGTAGCATGGGTTCATACATATTTGTTTAATCTTTTTGACCAATAATAGAGGAAAGAAAATACAATCATGCACTTGTTGTGTCTTGTGGTTGGATTTGTGGCACATGCTCTGCCAAGCTTGTAATGTCATTCCGGCCACTGACTCGGTACTTGTGAAATATGTTGCTTGCAATACGCGTTTGAGTCaacatatatatcttttaaaatttgtgcGCGTTTGAGTCAGCATATATTTCGGCCACTgccaatcaaattaataaacaacaataaaaatctCTTGAGTAATAACAATGTTCtctgaatttttaaaatttattgcaaTCAAGTTGATCACAACTGAAGTGGCAAGAATTTTATCAGAGAAGACACAAAAATGGTAAAGATCATTGTCCTTGAGTTTCATCTCCACTTGCCTTTGATCCATCATACTTTTTTGCAAGCTCGGGTTGTTGAACCATTTAGATGTCAACTTGACACAAAGGCAATATAGGCTTTTTGGGACTTCTTCAACAGCTATTTGTCCAtattagaagaagaaggagactGAGGAGTTTCTTGGAAAAATAGGATTTCTTTTCAAACAAATTCCCCGAGGCGGTTTGTTTTTTAAAGGGTTTCGCGGTTTAGAAATTTTTGTCCTCAGACGATCTCTTTGTAAACTTACTCTAGAAGGGTTCTTGTACAGGCGGAATGGAAAAGCGGTTACCAACCAAAAGATTTCGCTATTGGCAGGATACACATGCCCAGGTTGCACTGATTCTGCCAGTAGGCCTAGCGTTTTTACTCTGGCGTGTTCTAGAGGAAAGGGCAGAGGGGGAATGGATTCAGCACATTGTAGCAGGGGTTCATACATATTTGTTTAATCTTTTTGACCAATAACGGAGGAAAGAAAATACAATCATGC harbors:
- the LOC100794085 gene encoding uncharacterized protein LOC100794085; the protein is MSTTTIPSSLSFKPSFPPTKLQPLRPQFRRNLIGFSFSPKTPTFSPWKRFAVNDNKESNNGDVLTGLDEAEKEARGNSTMPERFRYLAKEVPSPPVRWPWLVVLAFLVYAWRAVLFELSNWKNGAFAIIRFVGYVLKYAFAVVYQFIGSPITFSIRCMEDLFYIVRACYSWIIHNAPVTDLTTIIVLASIVLAIAEATVPNSINDQHNVLTVSGLIGYAAVRGYISELFFWTLLVGVYAFSKFVKKRDDVAAAMPVAAVLAGVGEPWVRALVIISYTALAIYQYSKTPPEGKKVGEVETRQMRLPIPLLLAAFAIGLRVAAKWVGYRHLTWMTR